One genomic region from Solwaraspora sp. WMMD792 encodes:
- the rimP gene encoding ribosome maturation factor RimP, whose translation MTQRDRAGGRSPGSRARRAATPRPRPDGAQRPQVAAAARRDRLRAIVEPVVRAAGFDLEDVSVSRVGRRHLVRVIVDADGGVGLDSVAEVSRAVSAALDEAESVAGAELIAGEYQLEVSSPGVDRPLRLPRHWRRNAGRLVRVTAAQRQVTGRIVTADDESVQLDVDGGVQRWPYDDLGPGRVQVEFNRLDEVVDDDPADVDDPSDDDEVEDEER comes from the coding sequence ATGACACAGCGTGACCGTGCCGGTGGCAGGTCACCCGGTTCCCGCGCCCGCCGGGCCGCTACCCCCCGGCCCCGTCCGGACGGCGCCCAACGGCCCCAGGTCGCAGCTGCGGCCCGGCGCGACCGGTTGCGGGCGATCGTCGAGCCGGTGGTCCGGGCGGCCGGCTTCGATCTGGAGGACGTCTCGGTCTCCCGGGTGGGTCGTCGACACCTGGTCCGGGTGATCGTCGACGCCGACGGCGGTGTCGGGCTCGACTCGGTGGCCGAGGTGTCCCGTGCGGTCTCGGCGGCCCTGGACGAGGCCGAGTCGGTGGCCGGTGCGGAGCTGATCGCCGGCGAGTACCAGCTCGAGGTCAGCTCGCCCGGCGTGGACCGGCCGCTGCGGTTGCCCCGGCACTGGCGCCGCAACGCCGGCCGGCTGGTGCGGGTGACCGCGGCGCAGCGCCAGGTGACCGGCCGGATCGTCACCGCCGACGACGAATCGGTGCAGTTGGACGTTGACGGTGGCGTCCAGCGGTGGCCCTACGACGACCTCGGCCCCGGGCGGGTCCAGGTGGAGTTCAACCGCCTCGACGAGGTCGTCGACGACGACCCGGCGGATGTCGACGACCCGTCCGACGACGACGAAGTGGAGGACGAGGAGAGGTGA